A single Chryseobacterium sp. DNA region contains:
- the aroC gene encoding chorismate synthase, protein MFNTLGNLLSLTTFGESHGVAYGGIINNFPAGLTVDLDKVQYELNRRKPGQSAIVTQRKESDTVKFLSGIFDGKTTGTPIGFIIENENQKSKDYDHIAGAYRPSHADFTYDQKFGFRDYRGGGKSSARETMNWVVAGAFAKQLLPELEINAYVSSVGDIFCEKPYQALDFSKTETNDVRCPDTETAERMISKIKEIKKEGNTIGGTITCVIKNVPVGIGEPVFSKLQAELAKAMLNINACKGFEYGSGFCGAKMTGKEHNDAFNTDFTTQSNLSGGIQGGISNGMDIYFRVAFKPVATILRPQDSIDKDGNPVVVEGKGRHDPCVVPRAVPVVEALAAFVLADLFLINKTRNINNF, encoded by the coding sequence ATGTTCAACACATTAGGTAATCTTCTTAGTCTAACAACATTTGGAGAAAGTCACGGAGTGGCGTATGGCGGTATTATTAATAATTTCCCGGCGGGTTTAACGGTAGATCTCGATAAAGTTCAGTATGAGCTGAACCGAAGAAAACCGGGTCAGTCTGCTATTGTTACACAAAGAAAAGAAAGTGACACGGTAAAATTTCTTTCGGGAATTTTTGACGGAAAAACGACGGGTACTCCAATAGGTTTTATCATTGAAAATGAAAATCAGAAATCAAAGGATTATGACCATATTGCAGGGGCATACCGTCCAAGTCATGCAGATTTCACATATGATCAGAAATTTGGTTTTAGGGATTATCGTGGCGGCGGAAAATCTTCAGCAAGAGAAACCATGAACTGGGTAGTTGCAGGAGCATTTGCCAAGCAGCTTCTACCTGAGCTTGAAATCAATGCTTACGTTTCATCTGTAGGAGATATTTTCTGTGAAAAGCCCTACCAGGCTTTAGACTTTTCTAAAACGGAAACCAATGATGTACGCTGTCCGGATACTGAAACTGCCGAAAGGATGATTTCAAAAATTAAAGAGATCAAAAAAGAAGGCAACACTATCGGTGGAACAATTACCTGCGTTATCAAAAACGTTCCTGTAGGAATCGGTGAACCTGTATTTTCAAAACTTCAGGCCGAGCTGGCCAAAGCTATGCTTAATATTAATGCCTGCAAAGGTTTTGAATATGGCAGTGGATTTTGCGGTGCAAAAATGACGGGAAAAGAACACAATGATGCGTTTAATACCGATTTCACTACCCAATCTAACCTTTCAGGGGGAATTCAGGGCGGAATCTCCAACGGGATGGATATTTATTTCCGTGTGGCATTCAAGCCTGTAGCTACTATTTTAAGACCTCAGGACAGTATCGATAAAGATGGAAATCCGGTTGTCGTAGAAGGAAAAGGCCGTCACGATCCATGTGTCGTTCCAAGAGCTGTCCCTGTAGTGGAAGCATTAGCTGCATTTGTCCTTGCAGATCTGT